The Dermochelys coriacea isolate rDerCor1 chromosome 7, rDerCor1.pri.v4, whole genome shotgun sequence sequence TCGATGTAATGGAAGGCTGGTAAACTTGAGTAGCTTCTGATGATGTATTTCTTGATGAACTGTCTTCTTCATCATCAGACACCTCTGACTGCATCTTTTTCTCTTCATCAGATAGACGATCCATAAGCTTTAATGTCTCACCACTAATTCCCTTAAAATATTCAATAGAATGTTTACATACCTCCCTAAGCTGATTTTTCCTTACTTTCACTGTTGTCATTGTGAAGGAGGTAGACCTTACCTTTACTGGTAATTTGGAAGGAAgctgtttgatttttcctttgtctAACTGCTCTTGCTTTTGCATTGCTGGTGTTTTTCTAGATATAGCTAGATTTTTTCTGGGTGTATTTTTTATTGGAATCTTAGATTTTACTTCTAGACATggagaagaattattttgttttattttgttgggtttactagcctgtctcactttactCGCTGTACTTTTTTGGACATTATTTTGTGGGAAGACTTCTTTTATTGAACTGGCCTTTATGGGAAGTTTTGATTTTGCTCTACTCCCTACCAACTCCCTTGACCTTTGCTGCTGTCCTTGTACTTTTTGCTTATCTGTTATTCTGTGTCCTTGTGTTGCCCCTGTCCCTTTTCCTGAAGCGCTTTTCATTTTGTTAGCTTTCTGTATGGAACACTTGGGTTCACAATGTTCTTTTAGCTCTACATTAcaggtattattatttgtatggctAGCAGATGAATCcaaattgttgttgttattaaaattatctttttgaaaatcaagtttTTCATTTTGCCTACAGCTTGTCTCGCTAGTAGCTGAACTTGTAATCACTactacattttcattttctaatCCCTGACCGCTGGGCATTGCAGCTTCTATCTTATCTGTCACTTCTCCAGGGCCATCTTTCTTCAGAGTCATCGTGGAAGCAGAAATTCCCATTTTAATAGGTGTGCGCAATTTGGGATCAACTTTAGAAGTGTTAACAGTTGTCGATGATTTCTCCAGAGAGTTACTACCAAGTGTGGCTTCCATACAACCTCCACTGGCCTGGATGATGGGCTTATGTTCAACTGCTGTTGTTTCTACTTGTCTCTCTAAGTTTGTTTCTACAATGCTGTCCCCTGACTGTGGCTGTGTGATGGCAGTTACTGTACTTTTATCCCCttcccccttgtcccctgacttcccttCAGAAGTATGCTCACCAATCTGAAAAAATTGGAGTCTTTCTTCAACAAAATCCCTCTTGCTCATGTCAATTGCACCACTGCGAGTCATCTCAAACATCTTCCCTTCATGAAATGGGAAGGGGTTGGGCTCACTAGTTGGAGTACTTTCATCCGTTGGAGTTCTGGCTGGAGTTGTATCAGGTGTCGTTGCTTGCGATCTGTCTTCTACTGCCAGACCAAATGGCTTAGCCTCATCATCCCTTGATTTAGTTTCAAACACTTCATCATCTCCTCGATTATTGGACCATGGATCAAAATCTAGACTTTTGGTAGCTACTGTTTTAAAAGGTGTTGCAAATTCTTCATCTACTTTGTAACTGAAATACGAATCAGGAAACACGGTTCTGTCAGGGTGTCTGCCTTCCAAGGTGAAAAACTGTGCACCTGACTTCTGCTCAGTCTTATCTGCATTCTTTTCAGAACTTGGACCTTTTGAAAGTGCCTTGTCTTCTTCAGCGCCtatctttccttcctcctcaaTAACTTCCAGCTTACTTTGGCTAAAGCAACGATCAGTCTGTTTTAAAATGCCCTCTGAGGTCCATATATCCTTTTTGGTTTCTACTGCTGGACCTGCAAGTTTAGAATCACTCTCAGTTAAACCATCATCTTCATCTTGTAAATCATAACCATCGAGAGAGTCAATTTCAGTTGCATCTGTATCATGAGAGAATTCTGCAGTGGTTGCTATGGAACACTCGGTGATAGACTGGTCATTAGTCCCATTTTGTGCTATGTCATTCTGGGGTGACTCAAGACCAATGTCAAACTCATTAGGTTTTCCAGAACCGGGATCCCCTAACTCTTTCTGGTTCTGACTGTTGTCAGAAACTTTGGGTTTTGAGGCTTCTTTCTGGTCACCTTCaacttcttttaatttaaaagtatACTTTTTTAATGGAACTGGTTGATAGAGTGATTCATCATCACTAGAGTCACTGACATCTGCTCCTGGTGGCACGGGGGAAGGTGGCTGTACTCTTATGACTGGTTCAGCCAGTTGACATTTGTCGTATTCATCTTGCAGATTTACTTCTATCAGCTCCATTTCACTCTCAGGGGAATAACGATGATTCTTTTCTGAATCAGACTGATCTGCATCTAATGGTGGAGGAGGTGGGAATTCAATGTAGGCAACTCTGTTACTTTTGGGTCTTTTGTTAGAATCTTTGTTTATATTATTAGGCAATATTTTGTCAATTTTTGGTGCTTCCACTGCTATGTGTTTTACAGAAGTTGACTTAGCCTCTGCTTCCTCTTCTGATTCCTCAGAAACCTCAGGTATGGGACTGGGCTTGCCTGGTACATAAGCTATTAGTGAGTCGGGTGTTTTAGAGGTAAACTCATAACTCACTTCCTCTGAGCTGGGTGTTTCTGGTGTTAAAGGGCTTTTCCCAGAACTATCTATAAAGGATACTTGTTCTAGTGTATCATCTTCTGGACTACCTTGTGGAGAAGGCGGTTGTTTTTGCTGTCTAGCTGTATAAAATGTCCCCCTAGTCTCTTGTACTGTCTTACTTTCCTGacttataattttttttacatttccttgTTGCACCTCCTTTTCATACTGCTTTCCTACTTGAACAAAACTGACATACACTGGCAAAGTCTTTATCTCTTTCACTCCCTCACTATTTACTAAAGGTGCAACTTTATCCAAGTAATCAATGGGACTAGGGTCAAATACCTCACTTGAAGGAGATTCCTTTCCAGGACTAAAGTCTAAAGAATCAGGTGATTTGCTAGGGGATATTTCAGTTTCCTCCACAGGAGGACTTAATACTATGGAACCTTGTTGCTTGGTAACTTTAgtgacttttgaatgctttatTTTTTCATCTTCTACATAATCAAATTCTCTCTGAACTTGCTCCTTAATCATAGTTGATCGGGACACTTTAGCTGACAGTTCATATACTGCTTTTTTTGACTGATCATAAACACTATCAAGAATGGTAGGAGATGAAATTCTTTTCTCCTCAGAAATTCTGACTGGAATGTGGGACACAGTCAATTcctttctttttgaagttttatcTGTCATTTCATTGGTGTATTCCCCTTCTCTGACAACAAACTCTCTGTACAGAACCTTTTTTGATGGAGATTTTACAGTCATTTCCTTCACCTCCTTTGAATGAGATCCATGTGTTGGCAATTTGTGTTCACACTCTGTCACAGTGATAAATTCACTCTTTTTGTTAGTTTTAGTCTCAgcatagtcaacatggttttctTTTACCATATCTTGAACAAGTACATGggaaagtttttctttttgtgcttTATGGTTAGAAGCTCCAGGACTTTCCCATGTTCGATAGATTTTTTTGTCCCATTGTCCCTTAGCTGGTAAGTCTGAGCTATATGCCAAGTCTTTAGCTTGCTGTTCAGAAGTATATTCTAGCAGACTTTTACTTGATGTTTCAGTGCTCTGTTCCTGTACCTCTGAAGCACAAATGTCTTCTATAACTTTTCCTTTACCTTGGACATTATCTTCTTTCAATTTCATAGTAGTAAATTCTTTTTGCAATGATGTATTTCCTTCTGTCAGATCTATTAGCTTTGGGTGCTTTTCTCTTGCATAAAACTGATACACTGGTAGTTTGCTTTCTTGCAATTTCTTTACTGGAATTTTGGATTGActatcttcctttttttcttgagaTAGATCTTTAGTCCTTGGACTTATACTTTGTTCAAATTTAAGTCTAATGGAATTAAGCTTGGATTGTTTTAGCTGAAATCCAGTCTGTGAAGCTTCAGTTGTTTTACTCTGCAGAGCATTTCCTTTGTGTTCCATAGTTTGTTTACAGTCCCCTGTTTGTTGAGCAAGAATCCTTCTTTCAGGACTGCTGGGCAAACTTGCTGCTTTTCTTTCATCGACTTTTGGGGAACACTTTCCATCATGCCCATACTGCTGTACTTTACCCCAGTCATCACTCAATGTCACTATTTCAGTGAGCAGTACTTTTtcagggctgctgctggcagagctgtgactaGAATGCATTTCTTTGCCATTTTTTTTATGTTGCTTTTTCTCTGGAGATTGTAGCTCATCATTCAACTTTTCTGTTTTGTCCCGAAAAAACTGTGATACTTCAGTCAGTTTTTCTTCTGCCTCCTTAACAGTCCTGTCCACCCTGTCTTCATACATCATCTTTTCTCTACCTCTGTCTAATCTGTCCTCGGTAAAGCGCATCCACATGGCATGTTTTGGACTACTAACATCTCCAGTGTAGTGTAACACTGTCACTTTATCATAATGATCATCTTTAGACATTTTACCTACACCATTTTCGGACACATCTTTATAGATTTTGGAGAGAATTTCTTTTTTGGGGGCAGTGGCTACTTTTTCTCTGCATTGTTTATCAGACCCCTGTAACTCTGAACTAAGCGGTAGAGCATGGTCAGTAACTGACTCCTCAGTATCAGAATGAGACACATCTAGCTTTTCTGAAAGAAGCATTTTCTCAGCAAACCTGTAAGACTCGCCTCTTAATTCTGACAACTCATCATCATGGTATTCAATTGAGTGTTGACTCAAAAGCTTCAGTGTTTTGTAAGAGTCATCAGACAGGAGTTGAGCAGAACTAGGGCGACTGTCTTCTTCCTGAGACACAGGAGTGTTTACTCTAGAAGATTCCAGATAAGAAGGAAGTGACTCTTCAGCTGTTAGCTCTTCTTCTTCTTGCTGACCTTGTTCATCAGAACAAGGAAAAGTATCATGTTTTTCCAAACCTTTTAAGTTAATATCTCCCCGAGGTAAGTCTTTCTGATATACATACAATTCTTTTTCTGGATGCTTTTTTGTTTCTCTAATAATGACTTCAGTAGGTTCAGCTTGATTACCTTTTTCAATATGGACCTCTATTATACGCTCCAGTTTGGGTTTCATTTTGCTTTCCTTCTCTGCATGTTGTGGTGAAGTTTCAGCAGACTTGCTAACATCTGATGTTACTGACGATTTATGTTCAAACAGACCTGCCAGTTCTTTGGAAGGGTCACGTCCTGATTGAAAGGCTTTCATTATGTCATGAACAGACATTGTTTCCTCAATTCTTTCCGAGGTACTTTCAGTGCATGGAGGTTTATGATAAACCATTCGAGTAGTAGTAGTGATGTGAGTTTCTTCTTTCACCCGGACACCTTTGCTAAGAACACATTTGTGGTCATCTTCTTCACTGCTGCTGGTTTTCATTTGAAATgctttaaccttttctttaataGACTCAGTGGGTTTTTGTTCCAACTCCATTAAAGTAAGTGCAGGTTTCAGTGAAGGTAGCTCCTCTGTTTGCTGCTCTGGAATCTCTTCTGATGATGGTTCATAGCTGCGGATAACATGAACTACTTCAGTTCTTGTTTCTGTAATAACAGGAGGGATGGGTACATCATGGAAAAGTGGTTTTGGCCCTGTGCTTTCAGCACTTTGTGGGGCTGATGGTGTTTTTTCACTTCTTGTTTCAAAGCCACTGTCAGACAAAGGACTTTTATCTTGGTCATGTTGAGAAAAATCATCTGGAGATTCTAAAATAGTATCTGTTCCAAAAAAGGAATCTGCAATTTTACATAATTCTTTTTCTGAAGTAGAAGGCCTCATGGAGGCTGGAGGCATTTTAAGTTTATGTTCCTGTAAAGCAATCACTGGTTTTAAAATGCGTTTTTGTCTCTCttcatcttttttcccctcttcaaaCTTGTACTTTATGTTTGCCAATGAACTACTACCAATATCATTTGTTAAATAATCAATAACTTTTGTCAAATTGTAATCCTTTTCAGATGCAGCTTTAGCTTTAATTTGCCCTTTTTCTGGAACAGGATGGCATGTTATAGCCTGCTGTCTTGCTTCATCAATCTCTTCTGTACTGAACTCTACCCATTCATCTTCAGATAAGTGTCCTTTATCGCTTTTTGACACTCTGGTCGACTCTTTATTTTCTAAACACACATCTTTTTTCAGTATCTCGCTAACTTTTACCAAGTCTTCTTTTACTTTCTCAACAATTTTAAAAGGCTCTTCATCATCAATTCTACCCTCTTTTGTTAGTTCAGGTTGGAATGGCTTGTCCTCCGTTACATCTGTCTGCAATATTGCAGTCATCCTGATTAGGTCCTCTTTCATTTCAGCAACATCTTTCAATATCTCCTGGCTGGACGATAAAGAAGATGGTGTAGACAATTTAAGAGCAGAAGGTGCTAAAAACAAGGATGATTTCATAGGAGATGAAGTTCGATTAAAGTGAGGCTGTGTACGTGTCTCTGTAGTCAATGTTTTACTAGGTGATAGTAATGCAACTGCTGATTTTGTAAGTGAAGACTCTGGAAGCTTCTTTAATGCTGGTTCAGATAAAACATTGACTAGAGAATATACTGGCACTGTTATTGTTGATGAAGTTACTGATGAGGTAGTTGCAGATATTGACCCAAAAGATGTATATAGTGCACCTGCAGAAGGAGTTCTTATTGACTGAAAAGCAGATGGTGTTGAAGACACAAATGCCCTGAGTGGAGAAAATGGCATTGTAGTAGTGGTCGGAAACACTTTCTCAACTGTATCAGCGGCTACATTAGCAGCACAACTTGCAGAATTTGTAGCTGCAGAGATCTTGTCTTGAAACATAGCTGCAGTTTTGGATCCAGTTATTACATTGGCAGAGGATGGATATTTCAGAGGTGACACGGATCCATTAACCAATGCTACATCTGTAGTCCCAGGTATATGTTTCACAGGTGATGATAGAGATGAAGTCATCATGACTTTAGAAGGTGAAACAGCATCAACTGCTGACTTAGCaggagacaccactgactttaaaGGTGAAGTTAAAAGTGGTGATGCTGATGTGATGATAGACTTAAATGGCAAACTTGAAGAATACATGTTAATGTTCGATTTGGGGGATGCTGGAGGTGTCATGGTGATGGATGATCTCTCCAAAAGAGACCCTGCTGTAGTCACTGGAGATGTCCGAGAAGGAAATGTTGAAGTGGATGCCATCCCTTTTAAATTACTGGCTTCTGTTACTGTAGGAGCTCTGACAAAAGAACCAGAAGAAACTTGGATATTATATGGAGGCTGTGATACAACGGTTTTTATTGGTGAAGAGATTGTCCGAAATGATCTAATTGGAGATGCTACGTCATTAACAGATTTAATTGAAGAGGTAGTAGAAGCTCCTAACGTGGATTTGATTGGAGAAGCAGAAGAA is a genomic window containing:
- the ANK3 gene encoding ankyrin-3 isoform X6; this encodes MAHAASQLKKNRDLEINADEENEKKRKRRKRSRDRKRKSDTNASYLRAARAGNLEKALDYLKTGVDINICNQNGLNALHLASKEGHVEVVSELIKRGANVDAATKKGNTALHIASLAGQTEVVKVLVTNKANVNAQSQNGFTPLYMAAQENHLEVVKFLLDNGASQSLATEDGFTPLAVALQQGHDQVVSLLLENDTKGKVRLPALHIAARKDDTKAAALLLQNDHNADVESKMLVNRTTESGFTPLHIAAHYGNINVATLLLNRSAAVDFTARNDITPLHVASKRGNANMVKLLLDRGAKIDAKTRDGLTPLHCGARSGHEQVVKMLLDRGAPILSKTKNGLSPLHMATQGDHLNCVQLLIQHNVPVDDVTNDYLTALHVAAHCGHFKVAKVLLDEKANPNAKALNGFTPLHIACKKNRIKVMELLLKHGASIQAVTESGLTPIHVAAFMGHVNIVSQLMHHGASPNTTNVRGETALHMAARAGQAEVVRYLVQNGAQVEAKAKDDQTPLHISARLGKADIVQQLLQQGASPNASTTSGYTPLHLAAREGHEDVASVLLDQGASLSIITKKGFTPLHVAAKYGKIEVANLLLQKNASPDAAGKSGLTPLHVAAHYDNQKVALLLLDQGASPHASAKNGYTPLHIAAKKNQMDIATTLLEYGADANAITRQGIAPVHLASQEGHVDMVSLLLTRNANVNLSNKSGLTPLHLAAQEDKVNVAEVLVNQGAVVDAPTKMGYTPLHVGCHYGNIKIVNFLLQHFAKVNAKTKNGYTPLHQAAQQGHTHIINVLLQNGASPNELTVNGNTALAIAKRLGYISVVDTLKIVTEETMTTITVTEKHKMNVPETMNEVLDMSDDEVRKAYTPEILSDGEYMSDVEEGEDAMTGDTDKYLGPQDLKELGDDSLPAEGYMGFSLGARSASLRSFSSDRSYTLNRSSYARDSMMIEELLVPSKDPHLTFPREFDSDSLRHYSWAADTLDNVNLVSSPIHSGYSSPLPQYDSSFLVSFMVDARGGSMRGSRHHGMRIIIPPRKCTAPTRITCRLVKRHKLASPPPMVEGEGLASRLVEMGPAGAQFLGKLHLPTNPPPLNEGESMVSRILQLGPQGTKFIGPVIVEIPHFGSMRGKERELIVLRSENGETWKEHQYDSKHEDLNEILNGVDEELDSAEELEKKRICRIITKDFPQYFAVVSRIKQESNQIGPEGGVLSSTTVPHVQASFPEGALTKRIRVGLQAQPVPDEIVKKILGNKATFSPIVTVEPRRRKFHKPITMTIPVPPPSGEGVTNGYKGDTTPSLRLLCSITGGTSPAQWEDITGTTPLTFINDCVSFTTNVSARFWLADCHQVLETVGLATQLYRELICVPYMAKFVIFAKMNDPVESNLRCFCMTDDKVDKTLEQQENFEEVARSKDIEVLEGKPIYVDCYGNLAPLTKGGQQLVFNFYAFKENRLPFSIKIRDTSQEPCGRLSFLKELKTTKGLPQTAVCNLNITLPAHKKTEKSDRRQSFVSLALRKRYSYLTEPGMKTVERSAGATRSLPATYSYKPFFSTRPYQSWTTAPITVPGQTKSGFTSLSSSSSNTPTASPLKSIWSVSSASPIKSTLGASTTSSIKSVNDVASPIRSFRTISSPIKTVVSQPPYNIQVSSGSFVRAPTVTEASNLKGMASTSTFPSRTSPVTTAGSLLERSSITMTPPASPKSNINMYSSSLPFKSIITSASPLLTSPLKSVVSPAKSAVDAVSPSKVMMTSSLSSPVKHIPGTTDVALVNGSVSPLKYPSSANVITGSKTAAMFQDKISAATNSASCAANVAADTVEKVFPTTTTMPFSPLRAFVSSTPSAFQSIRTPSAGALYTSFGSISATTSSVTSSTITVPVYSLVNVLSEPALKKLPESSLTKSAVALLSPSKTLTTETRTQPHFNRTSSPMKSSLFLAPSALKLSTPSSLSSSQEILKDVAEMKEDLIRMTAILQTDVTEDKPFQPELTKEGRIDDEEPFKIVEKVKEDLVKVSEILKKDVCLENKESTRVSKSDKGHLSEDEWVEFSTEEIDEARQQAITCHPVPEKGQIKAKAASEKDYNLTKVIDYLTNDIGSSSLANIKYKFEEGKKDEERQKRILKPVIALQEHKLKMPPASMRPSTSEKELCKIADSFFGTDTILESPDDFSQHDQDKSPLSDSGFETRSEKTPSAPQSAESTGPKPLFHDVPIPPVITETRTEVVHVIRSYEPSSEEIPEQQTEELPSLKPALTLMELEQKPTESIKEKVKAFQMKTSSSEEDDHKCVLSKGVRVKEETHITTTTRMVYHKPPCTESTSERIEETMSVHDIMKAFQSGRDPSKELAGLFEHKSSVTSDVSKSAETSPQHAEKESKMKPKLERIIEVHIEKGNQAEPTEVIIRETKKHPEKELYVYQKDLPRGDINLKGLEKHDTFPCSDEQGQQEEEELTAEESLPSYLESSRVNTPVSQEEDSRPSSAQLLSDDSYKTLKLLSQHSIEYHDDELSELRGESYRFAEKMLLSEKLDVSHSDTEESVTDHALPLSSELQGSDKQCREKVATAPKKEILSKIYKDVSENGVGKMSKDDHYDKVTVLHYTGDVSSPKHAMWMRFTEDRLDRGREKMMYEDRVDRTVKEAEEKLTEVSQFFRDKTEKLNDELQSPEKKQHKKNGKEMHSSHSSASSSPEKVLLTEIVTLSDDWGKVQQYGHDGKCSPKVDERKAASLPSSPERRILAQQTGDCKQTMEHKGNALQSKTTEASQTGFQLKQSKLNSIRLKFEQSISPRTKDLSQEKKEDSQSKIPVKKLQESKLPVYQFYAREKHPKLIDLTEGNTSLQKEFTTMKLKEDNVQGKGKVIEDICASEVQEQSTETSSKSLLEYTSEQQAKDLAYSSDLPAKGQWDKKIYRTWESPGASNHKAQKEKLSHVLVQDMVKENHVDYAETKTNKKSEFITVTECEHKLPTHGSHSKEVKEMTVKSPSKKVLYREFVVREGEYTNEMTDKTSKRKELTVSHIPVRISEEKRISSPTILDSVYDQSKKAVYELSAKVSRSTMIKEQVQREFDYVEDEKIKHSKVTKVTKQQGSIVLSPPVEETEISPSKSPDSLDFSPGKESPSSEVFDPSPIDYLDKVAPLVNSEGVKEIKTLPVYVSFVQVGKQYEKEVQQGNVKKIISQESKTVQETRGTFYTARQQKQPPSPQGSPEDDTLEQVSFIDSSGKSPLTPETPSSEEVSYEFTSKTPDSLIAYVPGKPSPIPEVSEESEEEAEAKSTSVKHIAVEAPKIDKILPNNINKDSNKRPKSNRVAYIEFPPPPPLDADQSDSEKNHRYSPESEMELIEVNLQDEYDKCQLAEPVIRVQPPSPVPPGADVSDSSDDESLYQPVPLKKYTFKLKEVEGDQKEASKPKVSDNSQNQKELGDPGSGKPNEFDIGLESPQNDIAQNGTNDQSITECSIATTAEFSHDTDATEIDSLDGYDLQDEDDGLTESDSKLAGPAVETKKDIWTSEGILKQTDRCFSQSKLEVIEEEGKIGAEEDKALSKGPSSEKNADKTEQKSGAQFFTLEGRHPDRTVFPDSYFSYKVDEEFATPFKTVATKSLDFDPWSNNRGDDEVFETKSRDDEAKPFGLAVEDRSQATTPDTTPARTPTDESTPTSEPNPFPFHEGKMFEMTRSGAIDMSKRDFVEERLQFFQIGEHTSEGKSGDKGEGDKSTVTAITQPQSGDSIVETNLERQVETTAVEHKPIIQASGGCMEATLGSNSLEKSSTTVNTSKVDPKLRTPIKMGISASTMTLKKDGPGEVTDKIEAAMPSGQGLENENVVVITSSATSETSCRQNEKLDFQKDNFNNNNNLDSSASHTNNNTCNVELKEHCEPKCSIQKANKMKSASGKGTGATQGHRITDKQKVQGQQQRSRELVGSRAKSKLPIKASSIKEVFPQNNVQKSTASKVRQASKPNKIKQNNSSPCLEVKSKIPIKNTPRKNLAISRKTPAMQKQEQLDKGKIKQLPSKLPVKVRSTSFTMTTVKVRKNQLREVCKHSIEYFKGISGETLKLMDRLSDEEKKMQSEVSDDEEDSSSRNTSSEATQVYQPSITSKSARDMRTETASLKSKIEKVDSERRRSKRTGPQSPCERTDIRMAIVADHLGLSWTELARELNFSVDEINQIRVENPNSLIAQSFMLLKKWVTRDGKNATTDALTSVLTKINRIDIVTLLEGPIFDYGNISGTRSFADENNVFHDPVDGWQSEASTVHVEPPTPGRRISGELLDRLDDSPDQCRDSITSYLKGETGKVEANGSHIETTTEVKAKSYVQESVNKVGKQSDKETLKPKTRSSVHTEEQILLTAYQKSLEETSKPTVEEPKTSVPVSMKMMSWKTPEESKPRANTQEEAGAATSEQKQGEGYKVKTKREVRHVEKKSYS